A window of the Brachyhypopomus gauderio isolate BG-103 chromosome 14, BGAUD_0.2, whole genome shotgun sequence genome harbors these coding sequences:
- the wdr48b gene encoding WD repeat-containing protein 48 isoform X1 produces MATHHRQNAAGRRKVQVSYVIRDEIEKSNRNGVNALQLDPALNRIFTAGRDSIIRIWSVNQHKQDPYIASMEHHTDWVNDIVLCCNGKTLISASSDTTVKVWNAHKGFCMSTLRTHKDYVKALAYAKDKELVASAGLDRQIFLWDVNTLTALTASNNTVTTSSLSGNKDSIYSLAMNQLGTVIVSGSTEKVLRVWDPRTCAKLMKLKGHTDNVKSLLLNRDGTQCLSGSSDGTIRLWSLGQQRCIATYRVHDEGVWALQANEAFTHVYSGGRDRKLYCTDLRNPDIRVLICEEKAPVLRMELDRSADPPPAIWVSTTKSSVNKWSLKGMHNFRASGDYDNDCSAPLTPLCTQPEQAIKGGASIIQCHILNDKRHILTKDTNNNVAFWDVLKACKGEDLGKVEFEEEIKKHFKMVYVPNWFSVDLKTGMLTITLDESDCFAAWVSAKDAGFTSPDGSDPKLNLGGLLLQALLEFWPRTHINPMEEEEGEVNHAVNGEQESRVQKGNGYFQVPLHTPVILGEAGGRTLFRLLCRDSGGETESMLLNETVPQWVIDITVDKNMPKFNKIPFYLQPHSSSGAKTLKKDRLSASDMLQVRKVMEHVYEKIINLDAESQAAVSSGSAEKSGEQEKEEDVAAVAEEKIELMCQDQVLDPNMDLRTVKHFIWKSGGDLTLHYRQKST; encoded by the exons ATGGCCACTCATCATAGACAAAACGCTGCTGGACGGAGGAAAGTCCAG GTTTCGTATGTTATCAGAGACGAGATAGAGAAATCCAATCGCAATGGGGTGAACGCACTCCAGCTGGACCCAGCCCTCAACAGAATCTTCACTGCTGGCAGGGACTCCATCATCAGGATATGGAGTGTCAACCAGCACAAA CAGGATCCCTACATCGCTTCAATGGAGCACCACACTGACTGGGTGAATGACATAGTACTGTGTTGCAATGGAAAGACGT TGATTTCGGCGTCATCAGACACTACAGTTAAAGTCTGGAACGCGCACAAGGGATTCTGCATGTCAACATTAAGAACACACAAG GACTACGTCAAAGCACTGGCGTACGCAAAAGACAAGGAGCTAGTCGCATCTGCGGGCTTGGACAGGCAGATATTCCTCTGGGACGTTAACACACTAACGGCACTTACCGCATCAAACAACACAGTCACCA CTTCCTCTCTGAGCGGGAATAAAGACTCCATCTACAGCCTGGCTATGAACCAGCTGGGCACTGTCATTGTCTCAGGCTCCACAGAGAAG GTCCTGCGGGTTTGGGATCCACGCACGTGTGCAAAGCTGATGAAGCTGAAAGGCCACACGGACAACGTGAAGTCGTTATTACTGAACAGGGACGGCACTCAG TGCCTGTCGGGCAGCTCGGACGGCACTATCCGCCTGTGGTCGTTGGGCCAGCAGCGCTGTATCGCCACGTACCGCGTGCACGACGAGGGCGTGTGGGCCCTGCAGGCCAACGAGGCCTTCACGCACGTCTACTCCGGCGGCCGCGACCGCAAGCTCTACTGCACGGACCTACGTAACCCTGACATCCGTGTGCTCATATGCGAAGAGAAGGCCCCGGTTCTCAGA ATGGAACTGGACCGCTCAGCAGACCCTCCTCCCGCCATTTGGGTTTCCACAACCAAGTCCTCTGTAAACAAATGG TCTCTAAAGGGAATGCATAACTTCAGAGCATCCGGTGACTATGACAACGACTGCAGCGCCCCCCTCACGCCACTGTGCACACAACCTGAGCAGGCCATTAAgg ggggcgccagCATAATTCAGTGTCATATCCTGAACGACAAGAGACACATCCTTACCAAAGACACCAACAACAACGTGGCATTCTGGGATGTTCTGAAG gcGTGTAAAGGAGAAGACCTCGGTAAAGTGGAATTTGAAGAGGAGATAAAGAAGCACTTCAAGATGGTCTATGTTCCTAACTGGTTTTCAGTCGACCTTAAAACAGGG ATGTTGACCATCACCTTGGACGAGAGTGACTGCTTCGCTGCATGGGTGTCCGCTAAAGATGCTGGTTTCACGAGTCCCGATGGGTCGGACCCGAAGC TAAATCTGGGTGGTCTGCTGCTGCAGGCGTTGCTGGAGTTCTGGCCGCGGACGCACATCAACcccatggaggaggaggagggcgagGTTAACCATG CAGTAAATGGGGAACAGGAGAGCAGGGTGCAGAAAGGGAACGGTTACTTCCAGGTGCCCCTGCACACCCCCGTGATCTTGGGCGAGGCGGGCGGCAGGACCCTGTTCAG GTTATTGTGTCGAGATTCAGGAGGGGAGACCGAGTCCATGCTGCTGAACGAAACCGTCCCACAGTGGGTCATTGACATCACCGTCGAC AAGAACATGCCCAAGTTCAACAAGATCCCATTTTACCTGCAGCCACACTCGTCCTCTGGAGCCAAAACGCTGAAGAA GGACCGCCTGTCTGCCAGCGACATGCTTCAGGTGAGGAAGGTGATGGAGCACGTCTATGAGAAGATCATCAACCTGGACGCCGAATCTCAGGCCGCCGTCTCGTCTGGCTCTGCCGAGAAGTCTGgagagcaggagaaggaggaggacgtGGCGGCGGTGGCTGAGGAGAAGATCGAGCTGATGTGTCAGGATCAG GTTTTGGATCCAAACATGGATCTGAGGACAGTGAAGCATTTTATCTGGAAGAGTGGTGGAGATCTGACTCTGCACTACAGACAGAAGTCCACGTGA
- the crlf1a gene encoding cytokine receptor-like factor 1a isoform X2: MASVHPQDPALRMGTSITATCTVSSELGLHAGALYWTLNGKRLPSSAYGVLSPSTLSVTLTDLAGSRQRSGDNLVCHSNSGHVLAGSCLYVGMPPEKPVNLTCWSRNTKDLTCQWAPGGQGETFIKTRYTLKYKLRWYGQEKVCEEYGTGQPYTCYIPRDLALFTPYEIWVEASNRLGSATSDVINLDILDVVTTDPPPDVQVSRVGDLEDQLTVRWGTPPALKDFLFQAKYQIRYRLEDSTDWKVVDDMGNQTSCRLAGLRSGTVYFVQVRCNPVGILGSRKAGIWSDWSHPTAASTPHSVRLMAGSCDSKAGQQNSTLRRDLKQFFGWVRKRAYGCSGMSIKLYDQWRVWLQKSHKTRNQVLQGDKS; encoded by the exons ATGGCCAGCGTTCACCCCCAGGATCCGGCCCTGCGGATGGGAACAAGCATCACGGCCACGTGCACGGTCAGCTCGGAGCTGGGCCTGCACGCCGGCGCCCTCTACTGGACGCTGAACGGCAAGCGTCTGCCCAGCAGCGCGTACGGCGTGTTGAGTCCCAGCACCCTCAGCGTCACACTGACGGACCTCGCTGGGTCACGCCAGCGCTCCGGAGACAACCTGGTGTGTCACAGCAACAGCGGGCACGTGCTGGCTGGCTCCTGCCTCTACGTGGGCa TGCCACCCGAGAAGCCCGTCAACCTTACGTGCTGGTCTAGGAACACCAAGGACCTCACGTGCCAGTGGGCCCCTGGGGGCCAGGGGGAGACCTTCATCAAGACCAGATACACACTGAAGTACAAGCTCAG GTGGTATGGCCAGGAGAAGGTGTGTGAAGAATATGGTACGGGGCAGCCGTACACATGCTACATCCCCAGGGACCTCGCTCTCTTCACGCCCTATGAAATCTGGGTGGAAGCCTCCAACCGTCTGGGAAGCGCCACCTCGGATGTCATCAACTTGGACATCCTAGACGTGG TAACGACCGACCCTCCGCCGGACGTGCAGGTGAGCCGTGTCGGAGACCTGGAAGACCAGCTGACCGTGCGCTGGGGCACGCCGCCCGCCCTCAAGGACTTCCTCTTCCAGGCCAAGTACCAGATCCGCTACAGGTTGGAGGACAGCACCGACTGGAAG GTGGTCGATGACATGGGGAACCAGACCTCATGTAGGCTGGCTGGACTGAGGTCAGGCACGGTATACTTTGTCCAGGTGCGATGTAATCCAGTGGGCATACTGGGATCCAGGAAGGCCGGTATCTGGAGTGACTGGAGCCATCCAACTGCAGCGTCCACACCACACAGTG TGCGCTTGATGGCGGGCTCGTGCGACTCCAAGGCGGGCCAGCAGAACTCCACGCTGAGGCGGGACCTGAAGCAGTTCTTCGGATGGGTGCGCAAGCGTGCCTACGGCTGCAGTGGCATGAGCATCAAACTCTACGACCAATGGCGTGTCTGGCTGCAAAAGTCCCACAAAACCCGGAACCAG GTTCTACAAGGGGATAAATCATAG
- the crlf1a gene encoding cytokine receptor-like factor 1a isoform X1: MITLLLFLLCGPGVLSSNQMASVHPQDPALRMGTSITATCTVSSELGLHAGALYWTLNGKRLPSSAYGVLSPSTLSVTLTDLAGSRQRSGDNLVCHSNSGHVLAGSCLYVGMPPEKPVNLTCWSRNTKDLTCQWAPGGQGETFIKTRYTLKYKLRWYGQEKVCEEYGTGQPYTCYIPRDLALFTPYEIWVEASNRLGSATSDVINLDILDVVTTDPPPDVQVSRVGDLEDQLTVRWGTPPALKDFLFQAKYQIRYRLEDSTDWKVVDDMGNQTSCRLAGLRSGTVYFVQVRCNPVGILGSRKAGIWSDWSHPTAASTPHSVRLMAGSCDSKAGQQNSTLRRDLKQFFGWVRKRAYGCSGMSIKLYDQWRVWLQKSHKTRNQVLQGDKS; encoded by the exons ATGATCACCTTGTTGCTGTTCCTGCTGTGTGGTCCCGGTGTGCTGTCCTCGAACC aGATGGCCAGCGTTCACCCCCAGGATCCGGCCCTGCGGATGGGAACAAGCATCACGGCCACGTGCACGGTCAGCTCGGAGCTGGGCCTGCACGCCGGCGCCCTCTACTGGACGCTGAACGGCAAGCGTCTGCCCAGCAGCGCGTACGGCGTGTTGAGTCCCAGCACCCTCAGCGTCACACTGACGGACCTCGCTGGGTCACGCCAGCGCTCCGGAGACAACCTGGTGTGTCACAGCAACAGCGGGCACGTGCTGGCTGGCTCCTGCCTCTACGTGGGCa TGCCACCCGAGAAGCCCGTCAACCTTACGTGCTGGTCTAGGAACACCAAGGACCTCACGTGCCAGTGGGCCCCTGGGGGCCAGGGGGAGACCTTCATCAAGACCAGATACACACTGAAGTACAAGCTCAG GTGGTATGGCCAGGAGAAGGTGTGTGAAGAATATGGTACGGGGCAGCCGTACACATGCTACATCCCCAGGGACCTCGCTCTCTTCACGCCCTATGAAATCTGGGTGGAAGCCTCCAACCGTCTGGGAAGCGCCACCTCGGATGTCATCAACTTGGACATCCTAGACGTGG TAACGACCGACCCTCCGCCGGACGTGCAGGTGAGCCGTGTCGGAGACCTGGAAGACCAGCTGACCGTGCGCTGGGGCACGCCGCCCGCCCTCAAGGACTTCCTCTTCCAGGCCAAGTACCAGATCCGCTACAGGTTGGAGGACAGCACCGACTGGAAG GTGGTCGATGACATGGGGAACCAGACCTCATGTAGGCTGGCTGGACTGAGGTCAGGCACGGTATACTTTGTCCAGGTGCGATGTAATCCAGTGGGCATACTGGGATCCAGGAAGGCCGGTATCTGGAGTGACTGGAGCCATCCAACTGCAGCGTCCACACCACACAGTG TGCGCTTGATGGCGGGCTCGTGCGACTCCAAGGCGGGCCAGCAGAACTCCACGCTGAGGCGGGACCTGAAGCAGTTCTTCGGATGGGTGCGCAAGCGTGCCTACGGCTGCAGTGGCATGAGCATCAAACTCTACGACCAATGGCGTGTCTGGCTGCAAAAGTCCCACAAAACCCGGAACCAG GTTCTACAAGGGGATAAATCATAG
- the wdr48b gene encoding WD repeat-containing protein 48 isoform X2, whose protein sequence is MATHHRQNAAGRRKVQVSYVIRDEIEKSNRNGVNALQLDPALNRIFTAGRDSIIRIWSVNQHKDPYIASMEHHTDWVNDIVLCCNGKTLISASSDTTVKVWNAHKGFCMSTLRTHKDYVKALAYAKDKELVASAGLDRQIFLWDVNTLTALTASNNTVTTSSLSGNKDSIYSLAMNQLGTVIVSGSTEKVLRVWDPRTCAKLMKLKGHTDNVKSLLLNRDGTQCLSGSSDGTIRLWSLGQQRCIATYRVHDEGVWALQANEAFTHVYSGGRDRKLYCTDLRNPDIRVLICEEKAPVLRMELDRSADPPPAIWVSTTKSSVNKWSLKGMHNFRASGDYDNDCSAPLTPLCTQPEQAIKGGASIIQCHILNDKRHILTKDTNNNVAFWDVLKACKGEDLGKVEFEEEIKKHFKMVYVPNWFSVDLKTGMLTITLDESDCFAAWVSAKDAGFTSPDGSDPKLNLGGLLLQALLEFWPRTHINPMEEEEGEVNHAVNGEQESRVQKGNGYFQVPLHTPVILGEAGGRTLFRLLCRDSGGETESMLLNETVPQWVIDITVDKNMPKFNKIPFYLQPHSSSGAKTLKKDRLSASDMLQVRKVMEHVYEKIINLDAESQAAVSSGSAEKSGEQEKEEDVAAVAEEKIELMCQDQVLDPNMDLRTVKHFIWKSGGDLTLHYRQKST, encoded by the exons ATGGCCACTCATCATAGACAAAACGCTGCTGGACGGAGGAAAGTCCAG GTTTCGTATGTTATCAGAGACGAGATAGAGAAATCCAATCGCAATGGGGTGAACGCACTCCAGCTGGACCCAGCCCTCAACAGAATCTTCACTGCTGGCAGGGACTCCATCATCAGGATATGGAGTGTCAACCAGCACAAA GATCCCTACATCGCTTCAATGGAGCACCACACTGACTGGGTGAATGACATAGTACTGTGTTGCAATGGAAAGACGT TGATTTCGGCGTCATCAGACACTACAGTTAAAGTCTGGAACGCGCACAAGGGATTCTGCATGTCAACATTAAGAACACACAAG GACTACGTCAAAGCACTGGCGTACGCAAAAGACAAGGAGCTAGTCGCATCTGCGGGCTTGGACAGGCAGATATTCCTCTGGGACGTTAACACACTAACGGCACTTACCGCATCAAACAACACAGTCACCA CTTCCTCTCTGAGCGGGAATAAAGACTCCATCTACAGCCTGGCTATGAACCAGCTGGGCACTGTCATTGTCTCAGGCTCCACAGAGAAG GTCCTGCGGGTTTGGGATCCACGCACGTGTGCAAAGCTGATGAAGCTGAAAGGCCACACGGACAACGTGAAGTCGTTATTACTGAACAGGGACGGCACTCAG TGCCTGTCGGGCAGCTCGGACGGCACTATCCGCCTGTGGTCGTTGGGCCAGCAGCGCTGTATCGCCACGTACCGCGTGCACGACGAGGGCGTGTGGGCCCTGCAGGCCAACGAGGCCTTCACGCACGTCTACTCCGGCGGCCGCGACCGCAAGCTCTACTGCACGGACCTACGTAACCCTGACATCCGTGTGCTCATATGCGAAGAGAAGGCCCCGGTTCTCAGA ATGGAACTGGACCGCTCAGCAGACCCTCCTCCCGCCATTTGGGTTTCCACAACCAAGTCCTCTGTAAACAAATGG TCTCTAAAGGGAATGCATAACTTCAGAGCATCCGGTGACTATGACAACGACTGCAGCGCCCCCCTCACGCCACTGTGCACACAACCTGAGCAGGCCATTAAgg ggggcgccagCATAATTCAGTGTCATATCCTGAACGACAAGAGACACATCCTTACCAAAGACACCAACAACAACGTGGCATTCTGGGATGTTCTGAAG gcGTGTAAAGGAGAAGACCTCGGTAAAGTGGAATTTGAAGAGGAGATAAAGAAGCACTTCAAGATGGTCTATGTTCCTAACTGGTTTTCAGTCGACCTTAAAACAGGG ATGTTGACCATCACCTTGGACGAGAGTGACTGCTTCGCTGCATGGGTGTCCGCTAAAGATGCTGGTTTCACGAGTCCCGATGGGTCGGACCCGAAGC TAAATCTGGGTGGTCTGCTGCTGCAGGCGTTGCTGGAGTTCTGGCCGCGGACGCACATCAACcccatggaggaggaggagggcgagGTTAACCATG CAGTAAATGGGGAACAGGAGAGCAGGGTGCAGAAAGGGAACGGTTACTTCCAGGTGCCCCTGCACACCCCCGTGATCTTGGGCGAGGCGGGCGGCAGGACCCTGTTCAG GTTATTGTGTCGAGATTCAGGAGGGGAGACCGAGTCCATGCTGCTGAACGAAACCGTCCCACAGTGGGTCATTGACATCACCGTCGAC AAGAACATGCCCAAGTTCAACAAGATCCCATTTTACCTGCAGCCACACTCGTCCTCTGGAGCCAAAACGCTGAAGAA GGACCGCCTGTCTGCCAGCGACATGCTTCAGGTGAGGAAGGTGATGGAGCACGTCTATGAGAAGATCATCAACCTGGACGCCGAATCTCAGGCCGCCGTCTCGTCTGGCTCTGCCGAGAAGTCTGgagagcaggagaaggaggaggacgtGGCGGCGGTGGCTGAGGAGAAGATCGAGCTGATGTGTCAGGATCAG GTTTTGGATCCAAACATGGATCTGAGGACAGTGAAGCATTTTATCTGGAAGAGTGGTGGAGATCTGACTCTGCACTACAGACAGAAGTCCACGTGA
- the odf3l2a gene encoding outer dense fiber protein 3-like protein 2a, which translates to MAGVVRRRPLIAARETGPGPGRYALPPTIGHVNHDYTKPSSPAYSFHSRLSSTMVSVDSSPGPLYHVDSRITRFGRDGTPSYSMLGRTKPGAETFQTPGPGAYSPEKAPPLNNHRQPPSYTMAFRTRYRSLDSVPAPNRYTLPNLMGSRAPNKCSSASYSMLARRKPGGPSEDLALTPGPGHYNSTDPSLYLSRQPSFSIQSRHSFPNDATRKSGPGTPGPGTHSPEKVTAHLRRPPSFSLGVRHTEFVMPLVVDVID; encoded by the exons ATGGCCGGAGTGGTGAGAAGGCGCCCGCTCATAGCTGCCAGGGAGACGG GTCCTGGACCGGGCCGTTATGCTCTGCCACCGACCATCGGCCACGTGAACCACGACTACACCAAGCCCAGCAGCCCGGCGTACTCCTTCCACAGTCGCCTGAGCAGTACCA TGGTCTCTGTGGACTCCAGCCCTGGGCCTCTGTATCACGTGGACTCCAGAATCACTCGCTTTGGACGAGATGGCACTCCATCGTACTCCATGCTTGGGAGGACGAAGCCCGGAG CTGAGACCTTCCAAACTCCTGGTCCAGGAGCCTACAGTCCGGAGAAGGCCCCCCCGTTGAACAACCACCGCCAACCGCCCTCCTACACCATGGCCTTCCGCACGCGCTACCGCAGCTTGGACTCGGTGCCCGCCCCCAACCGCTACACCCTCCCCAACCTCATGGGCTCGCGAGCGCCCAACAAATGCTCCAGCGCCAGCTACTCCATGCTGGCACGACGGAAGCCCGGAGGGCCGTCGGAGGACCTGGCCCTGACCCCCGGGCCGGGCCACTACAACAGCACAGACCCCAGCCTCTACCTCTCCCGCCAGCCGTCCTTCTCCATCCAGAGCCGCCACAGCTTCCCCAACGACGCCACGCGGAAGTCCGGCCCGGGAACGCCCGGCCCGGGAACGCACAGCCCGGAAAAGGTCACGGCACACCTGCGCCGGCCGCCCTCTTTCTCGCTGGGGGTGCGCCACACCGAGTTCGTCATGCCGCTCGTGGTTGACGTCATCGATTGA
- the ebi3 gene encoding interleukin-27 subunit beta isoform X1, whose protein sequence is MLRFWLVHLIMLIWKFLVLCASIKAQLCCGDAASLPPKHSTRELFVAIGSSVELSCGDGMAKDTEWRLNGSVLVSGPVLYLRNTSLEDQGIYTCHGPNGDSIETLHVWMGHAPSLPEVRCWSPSYPLKALCSWTQTPDPILPTHYIATYWYPGTGQQPLVLPCQRESDLDRQCVLEEFELHAAMPYVVNITAVNALGSATRILPILIEDIVKPDPPVEVKVTLQPGRKLLVRWSPPPTWPDPVNFTLRYKVEVQRDKHSIASIMGPYESESMVRSGLVAGRTYHIRVSAMDVLGNGQSSEWSDPVSITVPKS, encoded by the exons ATGTTACGCTTCTGGCTCGTACATTTGATCATGCTCATATGGAAATTTCTGGTTCTGTGTGCTTCCATAAAAGC CCAACTCTGCTGTGGAGATGCCGCTAGTCTCCCACCCAAACACAGCACGAGGG AGCTTTTCGTGGCCATAGGCTCATCTGTGGAGTTGTCCTGTGGGGACGGAATGGCGAAAGACACGGAGTGGAGGTTAAACGGATCGGTGCTAGTCTCAGGCCCGGTTCTGTACTTGCGCAACACCAGTCTAGAAGACCAAGGCATCTACACCTGCCACGGTCCGAATGGAGATAGCATTGAAACGCTGCATGTGTGGATGGGCC ATGCTCCTTCACTACCAGAGGTGCGGTGCTGGTCTCCTAGCTATCCACTCAAAGCACTGTGCTCCTGGACTCAGACGCCAGACCCTATTCTGCCAACACATTACATCGCCACCTACTG GTATCCTGGGACCGGGCAGCAACCGCTTGTCCTTCCatgtcagagagagagcgacCTGGACAGGCAGTGTGTtctggaagagttcgagctacACGCAGCAATGCCATACGTGGTTAACATCACGGCCGTCAACGCCCTAGGCAGTGCCACGCGCATCCTTCCCATCTTAATAGAGGACATCG TGAAACCCGACCCCCCCGTTGAGGTGAAGGTGACATTACAGCCAGGCAGAAAGCTCCTTGTGCGCTGGTCCCCTCCGCCAACCTGGCCAGACCCGGTGAACTTCACCCTCAGATACAAAGTGGAGGTCCAGAGGGACAAACATAGCATAGCCAGCATT ATGGGTCCGTACGAGTCCGAGAGCATGGTCCGGAGTGGGCTTGTGGCAGGGAGGACTTATCACATCCGCGTGTCTGCCATGGACGTCCTGGGTAATGGGCAGAGCAGCGAGTGGAGTGACCCCGTGAGCATAACTGTACCCAAAAGCTAA
- the ebi3 gene encoding interleukin-27 subunit beta isoform X2: MVMDPVKPYYPEAPSLVLSGQGISQLCCGDAASLPPKHSTRELFVAIGSSVELSCGDGMAKDTEWRLNGSVLVSGPVLYLRNTSLEDQGIYTCHGPNGDSIETLHVWMGHAPSLPEVRCWSPSYPLKALCSWTQTPDPILPTHYIATYWYPGTGQQPLVLPCQRESDLDRQCVLEEFELHAAMPYVVNITAVNALGSATRILPILIEDIVKPDPPVEVKVTLQPGRKLLVRWSPPPTWPDPVNFTLRYKVEVQRDKHSIASIMGPYESESMVRSGLVAGRTYHIRVSAMDVLGNGQSSEWSDPVSITVPKS; this comes from the exons ATGGTCATGGATCCTGTGAAGCCATACTACCCAGAAGCCCCGAGCTTGGTTCTGTCAGGCCAGGGGATAAG CCAACTCTGCTGTGGAGATGCCGCTAGTCTCCCACCCAAACACAGCACGAGGG AGCTTTTCGTGGCCATAGGCTCATCTGTGGAGTTGTCCTGTGGGGACGGAATGGCGAAAGACACGGAGTGGAGGTTAAACGGATCGGTGCTAGTCTCAGGCCCGGTTCTGTACTTGCGCAACACCAGTCTAGAAGACCAAGGCATCTACACCTGCCACGGTCCGAATGGAGATAGCATTGAAACGCTGCATGTGTGGATGGGCC ATGCTCCTTCACTACCAGAGGTGCGGTGCTGGTCTCCTAGCTATCCACTCAAAGCACTGTGCTCCTGGACTCAGACGCCAGACCCTATTCTGCCAACACATTACATCGCCACCTACTG GTATCCTGGGACCGGGCAGCAACCGCTTGTCCTTCCatgtcagagagagagcgacCTGGACAGGCAGTGTGTtctggaagagttcgagctacACGCAGCAATGCCATACGTGGTTAACATCACGGCCGTCAACGCCCTAGGCAGTGCCACGCGCATCCTTCCCATCTTAATAGAGGACATCG TGAAACCCGACCCCCCCGTTGAGGTGAAGGTGACATTACAGCCAGGCAGAAAGCTCCTTGTGCGCTGGTCCCCTCCGCCAACCTGGCCAGACCCGGTGAACTTCACCCTCAGATACAAAGTGGAGGTCCAGAGGGACAAACATAGCATAGCCAGCATT ATGGGTCCGTACGAGTCCGAGAGCATGGTCCGGAGTGGGCTTGTGGCAGGGAGGACTTATCACATCCGCGTGTCTGCCATGGACGTCCTGGGTAATGGGCAGAGCAGCGAGTGGAGTGACCCCGTGAGCATAACTGTACCCAAAAGCTAA